The Streptomyces phaeolivaceus genome has a window encoding:
- a CDS encoding D-alanine--D-alanine ligase family protein has protein sequence MSTENLPQSPQQPSRKPRVAVVFGGRSSEHGISVVTAGAVLRAIDRTKYDVLPIGITREGRWFLTADEPDRMAITDRRTPSVEDLAESREGGVVLPVDPANREVVYSEPGSVPKALGEVDVVFPVLHGPYGEDGTLQGMLELSGVPYVGSGVLASAVGQDKEYMKRVFTSFGLKVGPYVVIRPREWQLDESAARKKIIDLAGEHGWPLFVKPARAGSSIGITKVDDLAGLDEAIAEAQRHDPKILVEAALRGREIECGVLEFEDGPRASVPAEIPPPEAHAYYDFEAKYIDSTPGIVPAPLTELETAEVQRLAVDAFEAASCEGLVRADFFLTDDGEFVINEINTLPGFTPISMYPAMWKASGVEYGELVDRLIQAALHRSTGLR, from the coding sequence ATGAGCACCGAGAACCTCCCCCAGAGCCCTCAGCAGCCGTCCCGCAAGCCGCGCGTGGCCGTCGTCTTCGGCGGCCGAAGCTCGGAACACGGGATCTCCGTGGTCACGGCCGGCGCCGTCCTGCGGGCCATCGACCGGACCAAGTACGACGTCCTGCCGATCGGTATCACCCGGGAAGGCCGCTGGTTCCTCACCGCCGACGAACCGGACCGCATGGCGATCACCGACCGCCGTACGCCGAGCGTCGAGGATCTCGCCGAGTCGCGGGAGGGCGGTGTGGTGCTCCCCGTCGACCCCGCCAACCGCGAAGTCGTCTACAGCGAACCCGGATCGGTGCCCAAGGCGCTCGGCGAGGTCGACGTCGTCTTCCCCGTCCTGCACGGTCCGTACGGCGAGGACGGCACCCTCCAGGGCATGCTGGAGCTGTCCGGTGTCCCGTACGTCGGCTCGGGCGTCCTCGCCTCGGCCGTCGGCCAGGACAAGGAGTACATGAAGCGGGTGTTCACCTCCTTCGGGCTCAAGGTCGGCCCGTACGTGGTGATCCGGCCCCGCGAGTGGCAGCTCGACGAGTCCGCCGCCCGGAAGAAGATCATCGACCTCGCCGGTGAGCACGGCTGGCCGCTCTTCGTGAAGCCGGCCCGCGCGGGCTCCTCGATCGGCATCACCAAGGTCGACGACCTCGCCGGGCTCGACGAGGCGATCGCCGAGGCCCAGCGGCACGACCCGAAGATCCTGGTCGAGGCGGCGCTGCGCGGCCGGGAGATCGAGTGCGGCGTCCTGGAGTTCGAGGACGGCCCGCGCGCCTCCGTCCCGGCCGAGATCCCGCCGCCCGAGGCCCACGCGTACTACGACTTCGAGGCCAAGTACATCGACTCGACGCCCGGCATCGTCCCGGCCCCGCTCACCGAGTTGGAGACCGCCGAGGTCCAGCGGCTCGCGGTCGACGCCTTCGAGGCGGCCTCCTGCGAGGGCCTGGTCCGCGCGGACTTCTTCCTCACGGACGACGGCGAGTTCGTGATCAACGAGATCAACACGCTCCCCGGCTTCACCCCGATCTCGATGTACCCGGCGATGTGGAAGGCGAGCGGGGTCGAGTACGGCGAACTGGTGGACCGTCTGATCCAGGCCGCGCTGCACAGGTCGACGGGCCTGCGCTGA
- a CDS encoding Lrp/AsnC family transcriptional regulator encodes MVQAYILIQTEVGKASTVADTISKLPGVVQAEDVTGPYDVIVRAQADTVDDLGRLVVAKVQQVDGITRTLTCPVVHL; translated from the coding sequence GTGGTACAGGCGTACATCCTGATCCAGACGGAGGTCGGCAAGGCGTCGACCGTCGCCGACACGATCAGCAAGCTCCCCGGTGTCGTCCAGGCCGAGGACGTGACGGGTCCGTACGACGTCATCGTGCGCGCCCAGGCCGACACCGTCGACGATCTCGGCCGGCTGGTGGTCGCGAAGGTCCAGCAAGTGGACGGGATCACCCGCACCCTGACCTGCCCGGTCGTGCATCTGTAG
- a CDS encoding DUF4188 domain-containing protein, giving the protein MFGKRVNPGRTTAGAEGEVVVLLIGVRINHFWAVRHWMPVLTAMPRMLRELRRDPGRGLLNAVLLTASPRTYYVVQYWESKEKLYGYAHAPDAFHRVAWAALNRKERKGGSRQHVGLWHETYVVPEGSYESIYADMPAFGLAAATGALPLEKRGRSAKERFAHRPGVSA; this is encoded by the coding sequence ATGTTCGGAAAGCGGGTCAACCCGGGCCGTACCACCGCGGGCGCCGAGGGCGAGGTGGTGGTCCTGCTGATCGGCGTACGGATCAACCACTTCTGGGCCGTGCGCCACTGGATGCCCGTGCTCACCGCGATGCCCCGGATGCTGCGGGAACTGCGCAGGGACCCGGGCCGGGGACTGCTGAACGCCGTGCTGCTCACGGCCTCGCCGCGTACCTACTACGTCGTCCAGTACTGGGAGTCCAAGGAGAAGCTCTACGGCTACGCGCACGCGCCCGACGCGTTCCACCGGGTGGCGTGGGCGGCGCTCAACCGCAAGGAGCGGAAGGGCGGGAGCCGACAGCATGTGGGGCTCTGGCACGAGACGTATGTGGTGCCGGAGGGGTCGTACGAGTCGATCTACGCGGACATGCCCGCGTTCGGGCTCGCGGCCGCGACGGGGGCGCTGCCGCTGGAGAAGCGGGGGAGGTCGGCGAAGGAGCGGTTCGCCCACCGGCCGGGGGTGAGTGCGTGA
- the ndgR gene encoding IclR family transcriptional regulator NdgR: MDNSSGVGVLDKAALVLSALESGPATLAGLVGATGLARPTAHRLAVALEHHRMVARDMQGRFILGPRLAELAAAAGEDRLLATAGPVLTHLRDITGESAQLYRRQGDMRICVAAAERLSGLRDTVPVGSTLTMKAGSSAQILMAWEEPERLHRGLQGARFTATALSGVRRRGWAQSIGEREPGVASVSAPVRGPSNRVVAAVSVSGPIERLTRHPGRMHAQAVIDAAGRLSEALRRTG; encoded by the coding sequence ATGGACAACAGTAGCGGCGTCGGCGTTCTGGACAAGGCGGCCCTGGTCCTGAGCGCTCTGGAGTCCGGTCCGGCCACCCTCGCGGGTCTGGTCGGCGCCACGGGACTCGCACGACCCACGGCCCACCGCCTGGCCGTGGCTCTGGAACACCACCGCATGGTGGCACGCGACATGCAGGGCCGATTCATCCTCGGTCCGCGACTGGCCGAGCTGGCCGCGGCCGCCGGCGAGGACCGCCTCCTCGCCACCGCGGGCCCGGTGCTCACCCACCTCCGCGACATCACGGGCGAGAGCGCGCAGCTCTATCGCCGGCAGGGCGACATGCGTATCTGTGTCGCCGCCGCGGAGCGGCTCTCCGGCCTGCGGGACACGGTCCCGGTCGGTTCGACCCTCACGATGAAAGCCGGTTCCTCGGCCCAGATCCTCATGGCCTGGGAGGAGCCGGAGCGGCTGCACCGCGGCCTCCAGGGCGCCCGCTTCACGGCCACGGCCCTGTCGGGGGTACGGCGCCGGGGCTGGGCCCAGTCCATCGGCGAGCGCGAGCCGGGCGTGGCCTCGGTCTCCGCGCCGGTGCGCGGCCCGTCGAACCGTGTGGTGGCCGCCGTCTCGGTATCCGGTCCCATCGAGCGCCTGACCCGCCACCCCGGCCGTATGCACGCCCAGGCGGTCATCGACGCCGCCGGCCGCCTCTCGGAGGCCCTACGCCGCACCGGCTGA
- a CDS encoding lysophospholipid acyltransferase family protein, with protein sequence MPRRRIGFWYRLAAVIAKPPLVVLIKRDWRGMENIPAEGGFITAVNHNSHVDPFAYAHYQYNSGRVPRFLAKSGLFGKGFIGAVMRGTGQIPVYRESTDALSAFRAAIDAVERGECVAFYPEGTLTRDPDGWPMTGKTGAARVALQTRCPVIPVAQWGANELLPPYARKPSLLPRKTHHVLAGPPVDLSAFYGREMSPDLLKDATEVIMAAVTRQLEEIRGEQAPETPYDPKRERIEQRRRSARAVEHRRPEQHNGALRGQQRPERQEEGQGK encoded by the coding sequence GTGCCCCGCCGGAGAATCGGCTTCTGGTACCGCCTCGCCGCGGTGATCGCCAAACCACCCCTGGTGGTGCTGATCAAGCGGGACTGGCGTGGAATGGAGAACATTCCGGCCGAGGGTGGATTTATCACCGCCGTGAACCACAATTCGCATGTCGATCCCTTTGCGTACGCCCATTATCAGTACAACAGCGGCCGGGTTCCGCGATTTCTCGCGAAGAGCGGTCTCTTCGGCAAGGGATTCATCGGCGCCGTGATGCGCGGCACCGGACAGATCCCCGTCTATCGCGAGAGCACCGACGCGCTGAGCGCCTTCCGGGCCGCGATCGACGCCGTGGAGCGCGGCGAGTGCGTCGCCTTCTACCCCGAGGGCACCCTCACCCGCGACCCGGACGGCTGGCCCATGACCGGCAAGACCGGCGCCGCGCGGGTCGCCCTGCAGACCAGGTGCCCGGTGATCCCGGTCGCGCAGTGGGGCGCCAACGAACTGCTGCCGCCGTACGCCAGGAAGCCCAGCCTCCTGCCGCGCAAGACCCACCATGTGCTGGCCGGCCCGCCCGTCGACCTGTCGGCCTTCTACGGCCGGGAGATGAGCCCCGACCTGCTGAAGGACGCGACGGAGGTCATCATGGCCGCCGTCACCCGCCAGCTGGAGGAGATCCGCGGCGAGCAGGCGCCCGAGACGCCGTACGACCCGAAGCGGGAGCGGATCGAGCAGCGGCGCAGGTCCGCCCGCGCGGTCGAGCACCGGCGGCCCGAGCAGCACAATGGAGCGTTGCGGGGGCAGCAACGTCCCGAACGTCAGGAAGAGGGGCAGGGCAAGTGA
- a CDS encoding HU family DNA-binding protein, producing MNKAQLVEAIADKVGGRQQAADAVDAVLDAIVRAVVAGDRVSVTGFGSFEKVDRPARYARNPQTGERVRVKKTSVPRFRAGQGFKDLVSGSKKLPRGGEVAVKKAPKGSLSGGASATVKKAVAKKTTAKKVTARKTTAAAKKTTAAAKKTTAKKTTAKKATTKSAAAKKTAAKKTTAAAKKTAAKKAPAKKATAKKAPAKKSTARKTTAKKTAARQA from the coding sequence GTGAACAAGGCGCAGCTCGTAGAAGCGATTGCGGACAAGGTCGGCGGGCGTCAGCAGGCCGCCGACGCGGTCGACGCCGTTCTGGACGCCATCGTCCGCGCGGTCGTCGCCGGCGACCGGGTGTCGGTCACTGGCTTCGGTTCGTTCGAGAAGGTCGACCGGCCGGCCCGTTACGCCCGCAACCCGCAGACGGGTGAGCGGGTTCGGGTCAAGAAGACCTCCGTGCCCCGTTTCCGCGCGGGCCAGGGTTTCAAGGACCTGGTGAGCGGCTCGAAGAAGCTTCCCCGCGGTGGCGAGGTCGCGGTCAAGAAGGCGCCCAAGGGCAGCCTGAGCGGTGGGGCTTCGGCGACGGTCAAGAAGGCGGTGGCGAAGAAGACCACCGCGAAGAAGGTGACCGCCCGCAAGACCACCGCCGCGGCCAAGAAGACGACGGCCGCCGCGAAGAAGACCACGGCGAAGAAGACGACCGCCAAGAAGGCCACGACCAAGTCGGCGGCGGCGAAGAAGACGGCCGCCAAGAAGACCACGGCGGCGGCGAAGAAGACCGCGGCGAAGAAGGCGCCGGCCAAGAAGGCCACCGCGAAGAAGGCGCCGGCCAAGAAGTCGACGGCTCGCAAGACGACCGCGAAGAAGACGGCCGCGCGTCAGGCGTAG
- the leuD gene encoding 3-isopropylmalate dehydratase small subunit — protein sequence MEAFTTHTGRAVPLRRSNVDTDQIIPAHWLKKVTRDGFEDGLFEAWRKDETFILNQPEREGATVLVAGPDFGTGSSREHAVWALQNYGFKAVISSRFADIFRGNSLKNGLLTVVLEQKIVDALQELTEKDPQAEITVDLQAREVRAEGVTASFELDENSRWRLLNGLDDISITLQNEADISAYEAKRPSYKPRTLKV from the coding sequence ATGGAAGCATTCACCACACACACCGGCCGGGCCGTCCCGCTGCGCCGCAGCAACGTCGACACCGACCAGATCATCCCCGCCCACTGGCTCAAGAAGGTGACCAGGGACGGCTTCGAGGACGGGCTGTTCGAGGCCTGGCGCAAGGACGAGACCTTCATCCTCAACCAGCCCGAGCGCGAGGGCGCCACCGTCCTGGTCGCCGGCCCCGACTTCGGCACCGGCTCCTCCCGTGAGCACGCGGTGTGGGCGCTGCAGAACTACGGCTTCAAGGCCGTCATCTCCTCCCGCTTCGCCGACATCTTCCGCGGCAACTCGCTCAAGAACGGCCTGCTCACGGTCGTCCTGGAGCAGAAGATCGTGGACGCGCTCCAGGAACTCACCGAGAAGGACCCGCAGGCCGAGATCACCGTCGACCTTCAGGCCCGCGAGGTGCGCGCCGAGGGCGTCACCGCCTCCTTCGAGCTGGACGAGAACTCCCGCTGGCGGCTGCTGAACGGCCTGGACGACATCTCCATCACCCTCCAGAACGAGGCCGACATCTCGGCGTACGAGGCCAAGCGGCCCTCGTACAAGCCGAGGACGCTGAAGGTCTGA
- a CDS encoding DUF3515 family protein, which translates to MNSFRHRRPARLGLPVLAMSLIAVAGCSSADDGGSAAVPSTGAAAVKLCRNLDKVLPRKVDGLGRRDPRPASELTAGWGDAVIILRCGVPQPPKMIDPGVAEGRDADALAGVVDGVNWLMEKRDGGAYRFTTANRSAYVEVSVTAERAAEDTSPILVGLAPAIKQAVPEGVAS; encoded by the coding sequence GTGAACTCGTTCCGTCACCGGCGCCCCGCTCGCCTCGGGCTGCCCGTCCTCGCCATGTCGTTGATCGCCGTCGCGGGCTGCTCCTCAGCAGACGACGGCGGCTCGGCGGCGGTTCCCAGCACGGGGGCCGCCGCCGTGAAACTGTGCCGGAACCTGGACAAGGTGTTGCCGCGGAAGGTGGACGGTCTCGGCCGCCGGGATCCGCGGCCGGCCTCCGAGCTGACGGCGGGCTGGGGTGACGCGGTGATCATACTGCGCTGTGGTGTACCCCAGCCGCCCAAGATGATCGACCCCGGGGTGGCGGAGGGGCGGGACGCCGACGCGTTGGCCGGGGTGGTGGACGGGGTGAACTGGCTGATGGAGAAGCGGGACGGGGGGGCTTACCGCTTCACCACGGCGAATCGCTCCGCGTATGTGGAGGTGTCCGTGACGGCGGAGCGGGCCGCGGAGGACACGTCGCCGATCCTGGTCGGGCTGGCGCCTGCCATCAAGCAGGCGGTTCCTGAGGGAGTGGCCTCCTGA
- the cofC gene encoding 2-phospho-L-lactate guanylyltransferase, with the protein MQWTLVVPVKPLARAKSRLSDTAADAVRPGLALAFAQDTVAAALAAAAVHGVVVVTDDPLAARELAALGARTVPENPRNGSPDGLNAALRHGTAMVRDIRPQSPVAALNADLPALRPEELTRVLNAAAEFPRSFLPDAAGTGTTLLAATPGHDLSPVFGPGSRLRHRRSGAVELAPTAVDSVRQDVDTGDDLRAALGLGVGPRTAAAAARLLIPGQ; encoded by the coding sequence GTGCAGTGGACCCTGGTCGTACCCGTGAAGCCCTTGGCGCGGGCCAAGAGCAGACTCTCGGACACCGCCGCGGACGCGGTGCGCCCCGGCCTGGCCCTCGCCTTCGCCCAGGACACCGTGGCCGCGGCCCTGGCCGCGGCGGCGGTGCACGGTGTGGTGGTGGTCACGGACGACCCGCTCGCCGCCCGCGAACTGGCGGCCCTGGGCGCCCGCACCGTCCCCGAGAATCCCCGGAACGGCTCCCCGGACGGCCTGAACGCCGCGCTGCGGCACGGAACAGCGATGGTCCGGGATATACGCCCGCAAAGCCCCGTAGCGGCTCTGAACGCCGATCTGCCCGCTCTGCGCCCCGAGGAATTGACCCGCGTCCTGAACGCGGCAGCCGAATTCCCCCGTTCCTTCCTCCCGGACGCCGCGGGCACCGGCACCACCCTGCTCGCCGCGACCCCCGGTCATGACCTCTCCCCCGTCTTCGGCCCCGGCTCGCGCCTGCGCCACCGCCGCTCCGGCGCCGTGGAACTCGCCCCGACCGCCGTCGACTCCGTACGCCAGGACGTCGACACCGGCGACGACCTGCGCGCCGCCCTCGGTCTCGGCGTCGGTCCCCGTACGGCCGCCGCGGCCGCGCGTCTGCTGATCCCCGGCCAGTAG
- a CDS encoding NAD(P)H-dependent glycerol-3-phosphate dehydrogenase → MSKPVKAAVFSAGSWGTAFGTVLADAGCEVTLWARRAEVADAINSTRINSDYLPGLELPGNVRATTDPAEAAADADFTVLSVPSQTLRANLAEWVPLLAPGTVLVSLMKGVELGSAMRMSEVIEDVAKVGQDRIAVVTGPNLAREIASRMPAASVVACTDEAVAQRLQTACHTPYFRPYTNTDVVGCELGGAVKNVIGLAVGIADGMGLGDNAKGSLITRGLAETTRLGLAMGADPLTFAGLAGLGDLVATCSSPLSRNHTFGTNLGKGMTLQETIAVTKQTAEGVKSCESVLDLGRRHGVDMPITETVVDIVHDGKPPVVALKEMMSRSAKPERR, encoded by the coding sequence GTGAGCAAGCCGGTCAAGGCGGCCGTGTTCAGCGCCGGTTCATGGGGCACGGCCTTCGGTACGGTGCTCGCCGACGCCGGGTGCGAGGTCACCCTGTGGGCGCGCCGCGCGGAGGTCGCGGACGCGATCAACTCCACACGGATCAACAGCGACTACCTGCCGGGCCTGGAACTCCCGGGGAACGTGCGGGCCACCACGGACCCGGCCGAGGCCGCCGCCGACGCCGACTTCACGGTGCTGTCCGTACCGTCCCAGACGCTGCGCGCCAACCTCGCCGAATGGGTGCCCCTGCTGGCCCCCGGCACTGTCCTCGTCTCCCTCATGAAAGGCGTCGAACTCGGTTCCGCCATGCGGATGAGCGAGGTCATCGAGGACGTCGCCAAGGTCGGGCAGGACCGTATCGCCGTCGTCACCGGGCCGAACCTGGCGCGGGAGATCGCCTCCCGGATGCCGGCCGCCTCGGTGGTCGCCTGTACCGACGAGGCCGTGGCCCAGCGGCTCCAGACCGCCTGCCACACCCCCTACTTCCGCCCGTACACCAACACCGACGTCGTCGGCTGCGAGCTGGGCGGCGCGGTGAAGAACGTCATCGGGCTCGCCGTCGGCATCGCGGACGGCATGGGCCTCGGCGACAACGCCAAGGGCTCGCTCATCACCCGCGGTCTCGCCGAGACGACCCGGCTCGGTCTCGCGATGGGCGCCGACCCGCTCACCTTCGCCGGACTCGCGGGCCTCGGCGACCTGGTGGCGACCTGTTCCTCGCCGCTCTCCCGGAACCACACCTTCGGCACCAACCTCGGCAAGGGCATGACCCTCCAGGAGACCATCGCGGTCACCAAGCAGACCGCCGAGGGCGTCAAGTCCTGTGAGTCCGTACTGGACTTGGGGCGCCGGCACGGCGTCGACATGCCCATCACGGAGACGGTCGTCGACATCGTGCACGACGGCAAGCCGCCGGTCGTCGCCCTCAAGGAGATGATGTCGCGCAGTGCCAAACCGGAGCGACGCTGA
- a CDS encoding SCO5555 family protein yields MEHDGQLKLYTAVAGQLKEAHTRVRALQVPEGVRMALTRKLLVITAVAKHDLADAARRLESFMTDLDEGRMPAGER; encoded by the coding sequence ATGGAACACGACGGCCAACTCAAGCTCTATACGGCGGTCGCGGGCCAACTCAAGGAAGCGCACACAAGAGTGCGCGCACTGCAAGTCCCGGAGGGCGTACGCATGGCGCTGACCCGGAAGCTGCTGGTCATTACGGCCGTGGCCAAGCACGATCTCGCCGACGCGGCAAGGCGGCTGGAGAGCTTCATGACGGACCTCGACGAGGGGCGAATGCCCGCGGGGGAACGCTGA
- the leuC gene encoding 3-isopropylmalate dehydratase large subunit — MGRTLAEKVWDDHVVRRAEGEPDLLFIDLHLLHEVTSPQAFDGLRKSGRKVRRLDLTIATEDHNTPTLDIDKPIADPVSRVQLETLRANAAEFGVRLHPLGDVEQGVVHVVGPQLGLTQPGMTVVCGDSHTSTHGAFGGLAFGIGTSQVEHVLATQTLPLVRPKTMAITVEGELADGVTAKDLILAIIARIGTGGGQGYVLEYRGPAIEQLSMEARMTICNMSIEAGARAGMIAPDETTFAYLKGRPHAPEGEDWDAAVAYWRTLRTDDDAEFDAEVIIDGTTLAPFVTWGTNPGQGAPLSASVPDPASYEDASERLAAEKALEYMGLEAGQPLKSINVDTVFVGSCTNGRIEDLRAAAELIKGRKVADGVRMLVVPGSARVGLQAVSEGLDIVFKEAGAEWRHAGCSMCLGMNPDQLAPGERSASTSNRNFEGRQGKGGRTHLVSPQVAAATAVLGHLASPADLTDATAPAPAGV, encoded by the coding sequence ATGGGTAGGACACTCGCGGAGAAGGTCTGGGACGACCATGTCGTCCGGCGCGCCGAGGGCGAGCCCGACCTCCTCTTCATCGATCTGCACCTGCTGCACGAGGTGACCAGCCCCCAGGCCTTCGACGGTCTCCGCAAGAGCGGGCGCAAGGTGCGCCGGCTCGACCTGACCATCGCGACCGAGGACCACAACACCCCCACCCTTGACATCGACAAGCCCATCGCGGACCCGGTCTCCCGCGTACAGTTGGAGACACTGCGCGCCAACGCCGCCGAGTTCGGTGTGCGGCTGCACCCGCTGGGCGACGTCGAGCAGGGTGTCGTGCACGTCGTCGGCCCGCAGCTGGGTCTGACCCAGCCGGGCATGACCGTCGTCTGCGGCGACTCCCACACCTCCACGCACGGCGCCTTCGGCGGTCTGGCGTTCGGTATCGGCACCTCCCAGGTGGAGCATGTGCTGGCCACCCAGACGCTGCCGCTGGTCCGCCCCAAGACCATGGCCATCACCGTCGAGGGCGAGCTGGCCGACGGCGTCACCGCCAAGGACCTGATCCTGGCGATCATCGCCAGGATCGGCACGGGCGGCGGCCAGGGCTATGTCCTGGAGTATCGCGGTCCCGCCATCGAGCAGCTCTCGATGGAGGCCCGGATGACCATCTGCAACATGTCCATCGAGGCCGGCGCCCGTGCGGGCATGATCGCCCCCGACGAGACCACCTTCGCGTACCTCAAGGGCCGCCCGCACGCCCCCGAGGGCGAGGACTGGGACGCGGCCGTCGCGTACTGGCGGACGCTGCGGACGGACGACGACGCCGAGTTCGACGCCGAGGTGATCATCGACGGCACCACGCTGGCGCCGTTCGTCACCTGGGGCACCAACCCCGGCCAGGGCGCGCCGCTTTCGGCGTCCGTCCCCGACCCGGCTTCGTACGAGGACGCTTCGGAGCGCCTCGCCGCCGAAAAGGCCCTGGAGTACATGGGGTTGGAGGCCGGCCAGCCGCTGAAGTCCATCAACGTGGACACCGTCTTCGTAGGTTCGTGCACCAACGGCCGCATCGAGGACCTGCGCGCCGCCGCCGAGCTGATCAAGGGCCGCAAAGTCGCCGACGGCGTACGGATGCTGGTCGTCCCGGGCTCCGCGCGGGTCGGTCTGCAGGCCGTCTCCGAGGGCCTGGACATCGTCTTCAAGGAGGCCGGCGCCGAGTGGCGGCACGCGGGCTGCTCGATGTGTCTGGGCATGAACCCGGACCAGCTGGCCCCGGGTGAGCGCTCCGCGTCCACCTCCAACCGCAACTTCGAGGGGCGGCAGGGCAAGGGCGGCCGTACCCACCTGGTCTCCCCGCAGGTCGCCGCCGCGACGGCCGTGCTGGGCCATCTGGCGTCCCCCGCCGACCTGACCGACGCCACCGCCCCCGCGCCCGCTGGAGTCTGA
- a CDS encoding MerR family transcriptional regulator, producing the protein MRLAELSERSGVSTATIKYYLREGLLAPGRQINATTAEYDEEHLRRLRLVRALIQVGKVPVANAREVLKHVDDESLGRTIRLGAALWALPQAPDPDEEDPATVAAAAEVDRLLRTLGWESAREIGPLSPVHRSLVALVATLLRLGYPCDAELMRPYAELMYRAAVRDLDRLETYESDTEKVETAVSSAVLFEPVLRSLHRLAQEVESARRYGIE; encoded by the coding sequence ATGCGGCTGGCGGAGCTGAGTGAGCGCAGCGGGGTGTCCACGGCGACGATCAAGTACTACCTGCGCGAGGGGTTGTTGGCGCCGGGCCGCCAGATCAACGCGACGACGGCGGAGTACGACGAGGAGCATCTGCGGCGGCTGCGGCTGGTGCGGGCGTTGATCCAGGTGGGCAAGGTGCCGGTGGCGAACGCCCGGGAGGTGCTGAAGCACGTCGACGACGAGTCGCTGGGCCGTACGATCCGGCTCGGCGCGGCCCTGTGGGCGCTGCCCCAGGCCCCGGACCCGGACGAGGAGGACCCCGCTACGGTCGCGGCGGCGGCCGAGGTGGACCGGCTGCTGCGGACGCTGGGCTGGGAGTCGGCGCGGGAGATCGGCCCCCTCTCCCCCGTACACCGTTCGCTGGTCGCGCTGGTAGCGACACTGCTGCGGCTCGGCTATCCGTGCGATGCCGAACTGATGCGTCCGTACGCCGAGTTGATGTACCGGGCGGCCGTGCGGGACCTGGATCGTCTGGAGACCTATGAGTCCGACACGGAGAAGGTGGAGACGGCGGTCTCGTCGGCGGTGCTCTTCGAACCGGTGCTGCGCTCCTTGCACCGACTGGCCCAGGAGGTGGAGTCGGCGCGACGCTACGGGATCGAGTAG